A single genomic interval of Helianthus annuus cultivar XRQ/B chromosome 6, HanXRQr2.0-SUNRISE, whole genome shotgun sequence harbors:
- the LOC110865021 gene encoding protein NLP3: protein MNMSTPLDPVASSESKVLDALKSRYTCIHEPLPVSASADYYYSTSSDNNNQRYLTSLRVFGSREVEEPTSSSNLVVDQNIIDPQIIKEKVTAALKVLSFREPRVLVQFWSPVAVMKRCLLTTLDQPFGLGAIDEGLYKYRLESEQRVFVVDGEHREELGPPGRVYRQKLPEWSLDMHGYINLPVFEPRSGCCVGVLELITSSKYTDYAFEVRQVSRALKEENLKSPNVLEDTSFYARAGDEKRQLELDEIFRTLKTVCDIHNIPLAQTWGPCGYSSVVASSGNLERSCSSFSRNCIGKVCMSTAALPFYVRDLSMWGFHETCRSRHLDNSQGIVGRSLSSHGLCFCGDVSKLGEDEYPLVAYARMHGITSCLAIYLKGPEVDGEYVIELFLSTQNENETDLQSLVKTVKQHLKNASRIELGDISSPQVIGGIPLTWNLESPTLTEKREVPPDLENLNLLAENGNNDCNVDVACSKQPSESNHVDHMDEDKPSNSAAAGANEKDVDINAGGLLIKEIDYSEQSIRKKIISLEEDKPSNSAAAGTNPNVVVPYMDVGTQDVDINTGKRSGKYIDFSNEPIRKRKRTDKSISLEEIRKYYGKTMEEAAESLHVSRSTLKRICRSHGIPRWPYSRTPNETDPLLNPDQTDAAAHASDRALTTLVLGTSNATNATHDPATLTQHNKHTSQLVLHPTERKDPPDGRAKPETTVKDKHIKNAAANTYTIKVTYRKDTVKFSFRLSDGLAKLEKLVATRFQLSDGSFSLKYEDEDGDIILIACDNDLTASLGAFRQPDAQTVVRLSVWPIASQNPDA, encoded by the exons ATGAACATGAGTACCCCCTTAGATCCAGTTGCAAGCAGTGAATCAAAGGTTTTAGATGCTTTGAAATCGAGATACACTTGCATACATGAACCTCTGCCTGTTTCTGCTTCTGCTGATTATTATTATTCTACAAGTTCagataataataatcaaagataTCTAACCTCACTTAGGGTTTTTGGCAGTCGAGAGGTGGAAGAACCTACCA GTTCGTCTAATCTGGTGGTCGATCAAAATATCATAGACCCACAGATAATTAAAGAGAAGGTTACAGCTGCACTTAAGGTTTTAAGTTTCCGTGAGCCACGTGTGCTTGTTCAGTTTTGGTCGCCTGTTGCTGTCATGAAGCGGTGCTTGCTAACGACTTTGGACCAACCTTTTGGTCTTGGTGCGATTGACGAAGGCCTTTACAAGTATAGGTTGGAATCTGAGCAGCGCGTGTTTGTCGTGGATGGGGAGCATAGAGAAGAACTAGGCCCTCCTGGTCGTGTTTATCGCCAAAAGTTGCCAGAATGGAGTTTGGACATGCATGGGTATATCAATTTGCCTGTATTTGAACCTCGCAGTGGTTGCTGTGTAGGCGTACTCGAACTCATAACATCATCAAAGTATACTGATTATGCTTTCGAGGTTCGACAAGTCTCAAGAGCACTGAAG GAAGAGAATCTGAAGTCTCCAAACGTGCTTGAGGATACGAGCTTTTAC GCACGTGCTGGAGATGAAAAACGGCAACTTGAATTGGATGAAATCTTCAGGACTTTAAAGACAGTATGCGATATTCATAATATACCTCTAGCTCAGACGTGGGGTCCGTGTGGATACAGTAGTGTCGTTGCCAGTTCCGGAAATCTAGAAAGAAGTTGTAGTAGCTTTAGTAGAAACTGTATAGGGAAAGTCTGCATGTCAACCGCTGCTCTACCGTTCTACGTACGAGATTTGAGCATGTGGGGATTCCACGAAACCTGTAGATCGCGACACCTGGACAACTCCCAAGGAATTGTTGGAAGATCATTGTCGTCTCACGGTTTATGTTTTTGTGGAGATGTAAGCAAACTCGGTGAAGATGAATACCCCTTGGTTGCGTATGCACGTATGCATGGAATAACTAGTTGTTTAGCTATCTATCTCAAGGGTCCTGAAGTGGACGGTGAATATGTTATAGAGTTATTTCTATCAACACAGAATGAAAACGAGACAGACCTACAAAGTTTAGTGAAAACCGTTAAACAGCATTTAAAAAATGCTTCTAGGATAGAACTAGGTGATATATCGTCACCGCAAGTCATCGGGGGAATTCCGCTTACTTGGAATCTCGAGTCTCCAACTTTGACTGAAAAACGAGAGGTGCCACCAGACTTGGAAAATCTAAATCTACTGGCAGAGAACGGAAATAATGACTGCAATGTTGACGTCGCATGCTCAAAGCAGCCGAGTGAATCAAATCATGTGGAtcatatggatgaagataagcCATCAAATTCTGCTGCTGCAGGAGCAAACGAGAAGGATGTTGATATTAACGCAGGGGGATTGCTGATAAAAGAAATTGATTATTCCGAACAATCAATTAGAAAAAAGATAATTAGTTTAGAGGAAGATAAGCCATCAAATTCTGCTGCTGCGGGAACAAACCCGAACGTTGTTGTTCCTTATATGGATGTAGGGACTCAGGATGTTGATATAAATACAGGGAAAAGGAGTGGGAAATACATTGACTTTTCGAACGAACCAATTAGAAAAAGGAAGAGAACTGACAAGTCAATTAGTTTAGAGGAAATTAGAAAATATTACGGAAAAACGATGGAGGAAGCTGCAGAGAGCCTTCATG TCAGCAGGTCTACTTTAAAGCGCATTTGCAGGAGTCATGGTATACCAAGGTGGCCATATAGCCGGACTCCCAATGAAACCGACCCCCTTCTAAATCCGGATCAAACAGATGCCGCCGCCCATGCATCTGACAGAGCTCTTACGACCCTGGTTCTAGGCACTTCTAATGCAACAAACGCTACTCATGATCCTGCCACTCTTACACAACACAATAAGCATACGTCCCAACTTGTACTGCACCCGACGGAACGAAAAGATCCGCCTGACGGACGTGCGAAGCCTGAGACAACCGTCAAAGACAAGCATATCAAGAATGCTGCAGCAAACACGTATACGATTAAGGTAACATACAGAAAGGATACCGTGAAGTTTTCATTTAGACTTTCAGATGGACTGGCAAAGTTGGAGAAGCTGGTTGCAACACGGTTCCAGCTAAGCGATGGAAGCTTTAGCCTGAAATATGAAGACGAAGATGGTGATATAATATTGATCGCTTGCGACAATGACTTGACTGCATCATTGGGTGCTTTTAGACAACCAGATGCTCAGACTGTGGTTAGGCTATCGGTTTGGCCCATTGCCAGTCAGAACCCTGATGCTTAG